In Amycolatopsis methanolica 239, a single genomic region encodes these proteins:
- a CDS encoding alkyl sulfatase C-terminal domain-containing protein: MRVPGPAAPLGYGAENGTWRNLFLTGAMELRGRPAGSPASTASPDTIAAMALPQLFDTLAVRVDGPAADGERIVLDWTFTDTGQTYRGVFRNGVLGLLADEGIGDPEVCGDATALPRLLAVLDAPDPGFAIDPLSVRGGARRTGRTSHPHPTRR; encoded by the coding sequence ATGCGCGTGCCAGGACCCGCAGCGCCGCTCGGCTACGGCGCCGAGAACGGGACGTGGCGCAACTTGTTCCTGACCGGAGCCATGGAACTGCGGGGAAGGCCGGCCGGGAGTCCGGCGAGCACGGCCTCACCGGACACGATCGCCGCGATGGCACTGCCGCAGCTGTTCGACACCCTGGCCGTCCGGGTCGACGGTCCGGCAGCCGACGGGGAACGGATCGTGCTGGACTGGACCTTCACCGACACCGGGCAGACGTACCGCGGCGTCTTCCGCAACGGCGTCCTCGGTCTGTTGGCGGACGAGGGAATCGGAGATCCCGAGGTGTGCGGAGACGCCACCGCGCTGCCGCGACTGCTCGCGGTCCTCGACGCGCCCGATCCGGGCTTCGCCATCGACCCCCTGAGCGTTCGTGGCGGCGCCCGGCGAACCGGACGAACGTCACATCCGCACCCTACGCGGAGGTAA
- a CDS encoding DUF7144 family membrane protein: protein MTQQHAQPHVEPLGGTRPPEQAPAPYESRSAWLGWVWFGGAMMVLLGIFNVIEGLVALFNDEYYLVGAAGTLVFDLTGWGWVHLIIGVLAVAAGVGLFTGAAWARVTAVVLATVNAVAQLTFLSAYPVWATLVIALDVVVIWAVVVHGGEARRTG, encoded by the coding sequence ATGACTCAGCAGCATGCGCAGCCCCACGTCGAGCCCCTGGGCGGCACCCGTCCCCCGGAGCAGGCGCCTGCGCCGTACGAGTCACGCTCGGCCTGGCTGGGCTGGGTGTGGTTCGGCGGCGCGATGATGGTGCTGCTCGGGATCTTCAACGTCATCGAGGGACTGGTCGCACTGTTCAACGACGAGTACTACCTCGTCGGGGCCGCGGGCACGCTGGTGTTCGACCTGACCGGCTGGGGCTGGGTCCACCTGATCATCGGGGTGCTCGCCGTCGCCGCCGGCGTCGGGCTGTTCACAGGTGCGGCGTGGGCCCGCGTCACGGCGGTCGTCCTGGCCACGGTGAACGCGGTCGCCCAGCTGACGTTCCTGTCGGCCTACCCGGTGTGGGCCACGCTCGTGATCGCGCTCGACGTGGTGGTCATCTGGGCGGTGGTCGTCCACGGCGGCGAGGCCAGGCGGACCGGCTGA
- a CDS encoding DUF7144 family membrane protein, which yields MTDSYTSSTPPRTATGWTGWVSFGGIMLVLLGLFHAVEGLVAVFDEDYFAVPSSGLVVEVSYDVWGWVHFGLGVTAVVIGCGVLAGNRIAQYLGAILAGASAIIHLAFVPAYPVWSLIIITLDVFVIYALVAHGREMRLTD from the coding sequence ATGACCGACAGCTACACCTCATCCACCCCACCCCGGACGGCGACCGGCTGGACCGGATGGGTCTCCTTCGGCGGGATCATGCTGGTCCTGCTCGGCCTCTTCCACGCGGTGGAGGGCCTCGTCGCCGTCTTCGACGAGGACTACTTCGCGGTGCCCTCGTCGGGCCTCGTCGTCGAGGTCTCCTACGACGTGTGGGGCTGGGTGCACTTCGGGCTCGGGGTGACCGCCGTCGTCATCGGCTGCGGCGTCCTCGCCGGCAACCGCATCGCGCAGTACCTCGGCGCGATCCTGGCCGGCGCGAGCGCGATCATCCACCTCGCCTTCGTGCCCGCGTACCCGGTGTGGTCGCTCATCATCATCACGCTCGACGTCTTCGTGATCTACGCGCTCGTCGCGCACGGGCGGGAGATGCGGCTCACCGACTGA
- a CDS encoding DUF1269 domain-containing protein encodes MGTLSVWKFESPQGAENALGLLTRLQKEQLIRIQDAAYVSWPEGRKKPKTKELGKLTGAGALGGSFWGFLFGLIFFIPLLGMAVGAAMGALAGSMRHGGIDEDFIREVQRQVTPGTSALFVVTSEVVADRVLEPFKETGATLITTNLSAEQETRLREAFAESEETQRA; translated from the coding sequence ATGGGCACGTTGAGCGTGTGGAAGTTCGAGTCGCCGCAGGGGGCCGAGAACGCACTCGGCCTGCTGACCAGGCTGCAGAAGGAACAGCTGATCAGGATCCAGGACGCGGCGTACGTCAGCTGGCCCGAGGGGCGGAAGAAGCCGAAGACCAAGGAACTGGGCAAGCTGACCGGTGCGGGCGCGCTCGGCGGCAGCTTCTGGGGCTTCCTGTTCGGGCTGATCTTCTTCATCCCGTTGCTCGGGATGGCAGTGGGCGCCGCGATGGGCGCGCTGGCCGGGTCGATGCGGCACGGCGGCATCGACGAGGACTTCATCCGCGAGGTGCAGCGCCAGGTGACGCCGGGGACGTCGGCGCTGTTCGTCGTCACCAGCGAGGTCGTGGCCGACCGGGTGCTCGAGCCGTTCAAGGAGACCGGCGCGACCCTGATCACCACCAACCTCTCCGCCGAGCAGGAGACCCGGCTGCGCGAGGCCTTCGCCGAGTCGGAGGAGACGCAGCGGGCGTGA